Proteins encoded within one genomic window of Flavobacterium gilvum:
- a CDS encoding DUF5686 family protein yields the protein MKHFLILFFFFTLSLKAQFQVNGIVKDAVNQKGLPFASIHSNDGSNTVSDVDGKFSITSKNQISFLTISYVGYQSQSIAVDINQLYYKILLQQKTNSLNEVRVSNINPALAIIKKTIQNKTKNNPQEKLNSFEFKSYNKLIVTANPDSINGKIDSVFTINPFGKHFKKLDSTDYKFKQLIRKQHLFQTEKVSHYQYDGKRLKETILGTKMSGFKQPVYEILSFNLQSFSIYDSKYELFETKYNSPIADNALTDYNFKLLDTVAINGRNTYMIHFKNKKKKKAAGLEGILYIDQDNYGIAKAIMRIKGILDISGTHEFTYIPEENLWFPFQKKFKIVKGTNDDDINILGGTIQFDGDIEDNLRTRKRVESDYIYLYSQTSNFDVAYNSPVIINKPIVAVELKDEAINKPESFWEQYRTENLDSRSQKTYLLVDSISIKKRIENRLNLGRKILSGYLPFNAWDFDLRKLISYNNYEGLRLGIGGITNNAFSSKYRLEGYGAYGLRDYNFKYNLGVGARVDKFSNTWIGASYTDDLREIASTDYAVEPRSFKIYDPRSINFSTFYRYEQWRIALESKIIPNTESALILANTFVTPKFNYTYNLNGTLYDKYTMTTASVSIKWSPYSDYMQTPTGRIETEKRYPKFTFQVTKSIPGALNNDFNYTKIDFKGEYLINHLDGQHTYFLFETGGAFGDLPLPQLYSISPNNLNQETIFQRITFAGKNSFETMFFNEFFSSEYVSFQFKHGFKRIYLLKKIKPAIDFVTRMAWGNIKNPENHIGIDFKPMNKGFFESGLEFNQIFNGFGIGSYYRYGPNHLSDFKDNIAVKLTFILDLGI from the coding sequence ATGAAGCACTTTTTAATATTGTTCTTCTTTTTTACGCTTTCTCTTAAAGCGCAATTTCAGGTGAACGGAATTGTCAAAGATGCTGTAAACCAGAAAGGGCTTCCTTTTGCTTCCATTCATTCAAATGACGGCTCCAATACAGTATCCGATGTAGATGGAAAATTCAGTATTACTTCCAAAAACCAAATTTCGTTTTTGACAATTTCGTATGTGGGCTACCAATCACAATCTATCGCTGTAGATATCAATCAATTGTATTACAAAATCCTACTTCAGCAAAAAACAAATTCGCTCAACGAGGTACGGGTTTCTAATATCAATCCAGCCTTAGCAATCATTAAAAAAACCATCCAGAACAAAACCAAAAACAATCCGCAGGAAAAACTCAATAGTTTTGAATTCAAATCCTATAACAAGCTCATTGTTACGGCAAATCCGGATTCCATTAACGGAAAAATTGATTCGGTTTTTACGATAAATCCATTTGGAAAACATTTCAAAAAATTGGATTCCACCGATTACAAATTCAAACAACTTATCAGGAAACAACATTTGTTTCAAACGGAAAAAGTATCTCATTACCAATATGACGGAAAACGGCTGAAAGAAACTATTTTAGGAACCAAAATGTCTGGTTTCAAGCAACCGGTTTACGAAATCCTCTCTTTTAATCTTCAGTCGTTTTCCATATACGATTCTAAGTATGAACTTTTTGAAACCAAATACAACAGTCCAATTGCCGACAACGCATTGACTGATTACAACTTCAAACTTTTGGACACGGTAGCAATCAATGGCCGAAATACCTACATGATTCATTTCAAAAACAAAAAAAAGAAAAAGGCTGCCGGACTGGAAGGAATACTCTATATCGACCAGGACAATTACGGCATTGCCAAAGCAATCATGCGTATCAAAGGCATACTGGACATTAGCGGAACCCATGAATTCACGTACATTCCTGAGGAAAATTTATGGTTTCCTTTCCAAAAAAAATTTAAAATCGTAAAAGGAACAAACGATGATGACATAAATATATTAGGAGGTACTATTCAATTTGACGGTGACATCGAAGATAATTTGCGAACCCGAAAAAGAGTCGAATCGGATTATATCTATCTGTATTCTCAAACAAGCAATTTTGATGTCGCATACAACTCTCCCGTAATAATCAATAAGCCAATTGTTGCAGTCGAACTCAAGGATGAGGCTATAAACAAACCAGAAAGCTTTTGGGAACAATACAGAACGGAAAATCTTGACAGTCGCAGTCAAAAAACCTATTTATTGGTTGACAGCATTTCGATAAAAAAAAGAATCGAAAACAGGCTAAATCTTGGCAGAAAAATCCTTAGTGGTTACCTCCCCTTTAATGCTTGGGATTTTGATTTACGCAAATTAATCAGTTACAACAATTACGAAGGGCTACGATTGGGAATTGGCGGAATTACAAACAACGCTTTTTCAAGCAAATACAGACTAGAAGGTTACGGAGCCTATGGCTTGAGAGACTATAATTTTAAATACAATCTTGGTGTTGGCGCCCGGGTTGACAAATTTTCCAATACTTGGATTGGAGCAAGTTACACGGATGATCTTCGGGAAATTGCCAGCACGGATTACGCTGTTGAACCAAGAAGTTTTAAAATATACGATCCGCGTTCGATCAATTTCAGTACTTTTTACCGATATGAACAATGGAGAATTGCATTGGAATCCAAAATTATTCCGAATACAGAAAGTGCTTTGATTCTTGCCAATACATTTGTGACACCAAAATTCAATTATACATATAACCTCAACGGGACTTTATACGATAAATACACCATGACCACTGCATCGGTTTCTATAAAATGGAGTCCTTACAGCGACTATATGCAAACTCCAACTGGTCGAATCGAAACCGAAAAAAGATATCCAAAATTCACTTTTCAGGTAACAAAATCAATTCCAGGTGCCTTGAATAATGATTTTAATTATACTAAAATTGATTTTAAAGGCGAATACCTAATCAATCATTTAGACGGTCAGCACACCTACTTTCTGTTTGAAACCGGAGGTGCATTTGGCGATCTTCCGCTACCTCAACTTTATAGCATTTCACCAAATAACCTAAACCAGGAAACCATTTTTCAGCGAATTACTTTTGCCGGAAAAAACAGTTTTGAAACGATGTTTTTCAATGAATTTTTCTCTAGTGAATATGTTTCGTTTCAGTTCAAACATGGTTTCAAGCGAATATATCTTCTCAAGAAAATAAAACCGGCAATTGATTTTGTAACCAGAATGGCTTGGGGAAACATCAAGAATCCTGAAAACCATATTGGCATCGATTTCAAGCCCATGAACAAAGGCTTTTTTGAATCGGGACTGGAATTCAATCAAATATTCAACGGATTTGGAATTGGCAGTTATTATCGTTATGGACCAAACCATCTAAGCGATTTTAAAGATAATATTGCCGTAAAACTTACTTTCATTCTTGATTTGGGGATTTAG